The genomic DNA GGCTTTTGGTTTGGTAAGTCGTGGTAAGTCTGCGGTGTTGAATTCTTTGTTAGGGGAAAAAATACTGCAAACAGGACCTTTGAATGGTGTGACGCAATGGCCGCGATCGCTACGTTGGAAACCAGGCGGAAAAGTTGTAGTGGAATTAATTGATACCCCCGGCTTAGATGAAATTGAGGGAGAAACTAGAGCGGAAATGGCGCGAGATGTCGCACAACAGGCAGATTTAATTTTATTTGTGGTTTCTGGAGATATTACTAGAACTGAATATCAAGCATTTCTAGAGTTACGTAAATCTCAAAAACCATTGATTTTAGTATTTAATAAAATTGACTTATATCCAGATACAGATAGAACCAAAATTTATCAGAATTTGCAAAGGCTAAGTCTAGGAAATACCCAAGGTGTATTTAATAAACAAGATATTTTACCTGATGAAATTGTCATGGTTGCAGCTGAACCTGCACCGATGGAAGTGAGGATAGAATATCCTGATGGGAAGGTAAGTTATGAGTGGGAAACACCACCGCCCCAAGTAGAAGAATTAAAACAAACTATTTTAAATATTTTAAATCGAGAAGGGCGATCATTACTAGCTTTAAATGCCCTAGTGCAAGCGCGAGATGTAGAAAAAGTAATTGCCGAAAAAACCCTTAATTTCCGTCAAAAAGAAGCAGAAGATATTATTTGGAAATTTGCCAGATATAAAGCTCTCGCTATTGCTTTAAATCCCATCGCTTTTTTAGATATAATCGGTGGTTTGGTTACAGATTTGGCTTTAATTCGTTCTTTGGCTAAATTGTATTCTTTACCAATGACAAGTTATGAAGCTACCAATTTATTAAAAACAATTCTATTCAGTTCTGGTGGTTTATTATTAGGAGAATTAGGCAGCAGTTTTGTACTAGGATTAGGTAAAAGTGCAGCAGCGATCGCCAGTGGTGAAAATCCCTTAAATATTACTACCTTTGGTTTTAGTGCGATCGCCCAAGCAGGCATAGCTGGGTATGGTGCTTACACCGTCGGTAAAGCAGCCCAAATTTATTTAGAAAAAGGCTGTACCTGGGGGCAATTAGGAGCAAGTACCGTCATTCAAGAGATATTATCTCAAGTTGATAAAAACACCATTTTATATAGGTTAAGAGAAGATTTATAAGGTTAAGTAGAGGTTAAGAGATAAATATGCAATCCTCATAATTTAGTATAATTTAGTTAAACCCGCACAGCAGTCAGAGTTTTTGATAAATCGGTAGATTTCAAATTAGGATTTTTGACACAAGCTTAAAAAATCCGATAGATGACAACTTGTTGATTTTACATTGATTTTAGATTTGGATAGGCTTACAAAGACGATAAAAAAGACTACCATATCCTTTAGCTGCAAAAGCTAAATAGAAATCATAGTTAATTCATGAAACCTAAATTCTGTAGGGGTGTATAGTATGGCAAAAGTATTAATAATTGGTGCAGGTGGAGTAGGTAACGTAGTTGTCAAAAAATGCGCTCAAGAAAAAGCAGTATTTACAGATATACTCTTAGCCAGCAGAACCAAAGAAAAATGTGATGCGATCGCCAAAGATATCAACCATCCTAGCATTACCACAGCCAAAGTAGACGCAGATCAATCCAGCGAAGTAGCAGCATTAATCAAAGACTTTCAACCAGACATAGTAATTAACGTCGCGCTACCATACCAAGACCTAGCCATCATGGATGCGTGCTTAGAAACCGGAGTCAACTACCTAGACACCGCCAACTACGAACCCCCAGAAGAAGCCAAATTTGAATACAAATGGCAATGGGCGTATCAACAGCGTTATCAAGAAGCCGGTATCATGGCCGTACTCGGATGTGGATTTGACCCCGGAGTCACAGGAGTATTTACTGCCCATGCACTCAAACATCACTTTGACGAAATCCACTATCTAGACATCGTAGACTGTAACGCCGGTAGTCATGGCCATCCCTTCGCCACCAACTTCAACCCAGAAATCAACATCAGAGAAATCACCCAAAAAGGTAAATACTACGAGAATAACCAATGGGTAGAAATTGATCCCTTCTCCATCCACCGTAGCGTTGACTACCCAGAAATCGGACTAAAAGATTCCTACGTTTTATATCACGAAGAACTAGAATCTTTAGTTAAAAACATACCTACCATCAAACGCGCCCGTTTTTGGATGACCTTCTCCCAGGAATATCTTACCCACTTGAGAGTATTACAAAATGTCGGTTTAACCAGCATTGAACCCATCGAATACGAAGGAAAACAAATAGTCCCCTTAAACTTCCTCAAAGCAGTTTTACCCATACCTTCTTCTTTAGGTGAAAACTACCAAGGGCAAACATCCATCGGTTGTCATATTCGCGGACTCAAAGACGGTAAACAAAGAACCTTCTACATTTACAACAACTGCGACCATGCAGAATCTTACAAAGAAGTTGGCGCCCAGGCAATTTCCTACACCACAGGAGTACCAGCCATGCTAGGTGCATTACTGATGGTGACAGGAGAATGGCAAGGAAAAGGAGTCTTCAACGTTGAACAACTTAACCCAGATCCCTTTTTAGAGAAACTCGGAAAATACGGACTACCCTGGCATCAACTCATAGACGAAACACCCATATTTGAATAGAAAATAAAAAATCAGAGCGTGATTCCAGATCCCCGACTTCTTAATTAATCATCTCTAGATACATAGATACGTAGGGTGCGTTAGCGATAGCGTAACGCACCATTATTAAGAGCTTAGTGCGTTACTGTCACCTGATACCTGTCACCTGACACCTGTCACCTGACACCAGTCACCAATCACCAATCACCAATTATGAACTATTCCCAAATACCTTCCCCTTGCTACGTTCTCGAAGAAGAAAAACTGATTAAAAACCTAGAATTAATCAACTCAGTCCAAAAACGAGCCGGTATTACAGTTATTCTGGCCTTAAAAGGTTTTGCCATGTATAGCACCTTTCCCCTAGTCAGGAAATATTTAAAAGGTGCGACAGCAAGCTCATTATTTGAAGCCATGCTAATTAGAGAAGAATTGGGTGGAGAACTGCACCTTTACTTTCCCGTGTATCAGGAACATGAATTTGCAGCAGCCATCAAAGACGCAACCCACATCACCTTTAACTCTCTGAGTCAGTGGGAAAGCTTTAAAGAAAAAACCTTCAACGCGAAAATTTCCCCAGGGTTAAGAATAAACCCGGAATATTCCCCAGTAGAAACCGATATGTATAACCCTGCATCTTTAATGTCTCGTTTAGGGATCAGAGCGGAAACATTAGGTGATAAATTACCAGAAGGTATTGAAGGGTTACATTGTCATAATCTTTGTGAAAGTGACTCTCATGCTTTATCAACCACCTTAGAACAAATTGAAAAACTCTTTGGAAATCACCTACCTCATATTAAATGGCTCAACTTAGGCGGTGGACATTTATTAACCCGTCAAGGATATGATATTGAGCATTTTGTTAAGGTAATGACAGATTTTAAAACTCGTCATCCCCATCTTGATATTTATATTGAACCAAGTTCCGCTATCGCTTGGGAAACAGGATTTTTAAGGGCGACAGTTTTGGATCTTATTCAAACTCCTGATCCAATTATTGCTATGTTGGATGTATCATTTACGGCTCATATGCCAGATTGTTTAGAAATGCCCTATAAACCTCGAATTCAAGGAGCAAGAGATCCACAACCAGGAGAAACAGCATATAGAATGGGAGGTTTAACTTGTTTAGCTGGGGATGTGATGGGGATGGGAGATTACTATTTTTCTACTCCTTTAAAAATAGGAGATTCTATTATTTTAGAAGATATGATTCACTATACAATGGTGAAAACTTCCATGTTTAATGGGGTAAAACATCCATCTATAGGTATTCTCCGAAATGGGGAATTTGAATTAGTCCGAGAGTTTGAATATGAAGATTTTAAGAGGAGATTATCTTAAAATAATATCAATTATCTATGTCTATTTTTTTGACATTAACCGTTGTCGTTTTTGCCTTTGTTTGCTTTATCGGAGAATGGTTGCCTACAGATATAGTTGCTCTTATTGTTGCAGTTTTATTAACTTTACTAGGTTTAATCACTCCAGAAGAAAGTATTTCTGGTTTTAGTAACTCTGCCACCGTGACTGTGATGGCAATGTTTATTTTAAGTGCAGGAATTAGCCGCACAGGAGCAATTCAAATAGTTGAAAATTCCCTGCTCAAATGGGGAGGTAAAAACCCCACAAAACAAATATTTATTTTAGGTTTACTCGCAGGTCCAATTACGGCATTAGTGAATAACACCGCTGTTGTGGCTGTGTTTTTACCAATTGTCGAAAATTGGTGTTATCGGCAAAAAATGTCTGTTTCTCTACTTTTATTACCCTTATCATACATTACCATTTTGGGGGGTATGATTACGGTAGTGGGTACTTCTACTACTGTCCTGGCTAGTGGTTTATCTGCCACTTTGGGCTATGGCACATTTGGTTTATTTCAGTTTACATTTTTGGGTTTAATTACATTTTTTGTTGGATTAATTTATTTATCTATTTTTGCCCCTCGATTATTAAAAAATCAAGTTAGTTCATGTTCTACAGATGATCTTGTTACTTGTGATTATCAACTCAAAGAATATATTAGTGAAATTATTATTCCACCAGGCTCTCCATTAGTAGGAAAAACGTTAAATACTAGTCGTATCCAACGTCAATTTGATGTAGATGTAATTGAAATAATTGATAATGGGGTACATTTTTCTCAACCTTTAGCTGATAAAAAACTCAAGGCTGGTTGTATTCTGTTGGTGAGGGGTGGTAGGGAAGATTTATTACAAATTAAAAATCAACAAGGAATTGAAATTTTACCAGAGGTGAAGTTTAGTTACCCGTCTTTGATATCAGAGTTAAATTCAGAAGAGGAAGGTGTGGCGGAAGTATTAGTTACTTCTGGTTCTAATTTAATTGGTTCTACTTTAAAAGAATTACGTTTCCGTCAAAGATATAATGTCACGGTTTTAGCTATTCGTCGGGGTCAGGAATTAAGCCGTGAACGTCTGGGAAAAACACCTTTACGTTTTGGTGATGTTTTATTAGTAGGTGGTCCCCAACAAAGTTTGATAGGTTTACAAACCAGTCGTAATCTATTGCTAATTATGCAGCAAGATATCGAAATTCTCCGTCATTCTAAGGCGGGTATTGCTATTGCTATTTGCTTGGGTGTTGTCTTGGTGGCAGCTTTTAAATTACTGACTATTTTGGTTAGTTCTTTAATTGGTGTAATTTTAATGGTGCTGACTGGTTGTCTGAAACCAAAGGAAATTTATGAAGCGGTAAGATGGGATATTATTTTTCTTTTAGCTGGTTTAATTCCTTTGGGTATTGCTATGAATAATTCTGGTACTACTCAATTATTAGCAGAAAATATTGTTAAATTAGGAGGTCAATTACCTGGTTATTGGTTACTGACTTTTTTCTTTGTGCTTACTGCTTGTATGACTGAAATATTGTCTAATAATGCGGCTGTAATTTTATTGTTACCAATTGCGGCTAAAGTAGCAGAAAATCTTAATTTTAATCCTTTGGCTTTTATGTTAGCTGTGACTTTTGCTGCTTCTTATAGTTTTATGACCCCTATCGGTTATCAGACAAATACTATGGTTTATAGTCCCGGTGGTTATCGCTTTGTAGATTTTTTCCGCGTGGGTGCGCCTTTAACTATCTTGATGACACTGATTATTCCACCGTTAATTATTCTTTTATATGGTATTTAAACCGTGTAATTAGGTACACTATTGGCGGGCAAGATGCCCACCCCACAAGAGTTTCATTATTATGATTTGTACCTCATAAGAATGAAATATGCTGTATCACAAAAAGTATAGTAATTAACTAAAAAAATTCTAATAAATTGTTACCGTTAATCAGAGTTTAGTCAATACTTGTCAGTTAAGTATGGGGAACATAAACAGAAAAAACCCTGCCATGAAAAACCACCAACTTCTTAACAGATGAGTGTTGTATATTTGCTCTCTGTATCTCCCTTAAATAAAGTGAAAGTATTATGACAACTTACAACGGAGTTCACGCTGCAAATAACTCCGCACTAAACGAAACTAAAACCATTGAAGAGGCAATTCTCGAATCCATCGCCGAAGCTAGAGATGTTTGTGATCAAAATGGAATTAATTCCCCCAGTTGCGCTGTAGCTTGGGATATTGTGGAAGAATTACAAGCAGAAAAAGCCCATCAAAAACAAGCTAAACATCGGCAAACGGCCCTAGAAAGTTACTGTGAAATGTATCCTGATGCACTGGAGTGTTTAATGTACGATTTGTAATTTGTAATATCCCCGACTTTTGAGATTAATTAATCATAAAAGAAGTCGGGGATCTGACTATGTTATATTTCTTTTTTTACACCTTTATTTTTTACCCATAGAAAGAGCGATTACTAGGTCGCGCTTCGCGATCGCACTTCTCACATTTTCCAAACAGTGATATCTTCGGTAAGCTACCGCTAACGATATCCCATTATCTTCGTAGAAAAGCGATTGCACTATGGAGCATAACAAGAAGGAAAAAGTTTTTGTTTGTCAATTGTATTAACATCAATACTGCAAGGTGAAAGATATTGACTTAAATTTTTAAGTCCATTTTCTGTGATATTTGTATTATTCAAACTTAACTTTTTAAGTTTGCTCAGTGTTTGTAGTTCCTGAAGTCCAACATCAGAAATTTTAGTGGAGTCTAAGTTTAATTTTCTTAATTGTGTCAGTCCTACTAAATCAGATAGTCCAGCATCAGTAACCTGAGTCCACCCAATGTTTAGAAATTGGAGTTTAGGAAGTTTTTGAATCTTCTGAAAACCACTATCACTCACATTTGTATAGTAAAGCTCTAGGCTTTCTAATTCTGGTAGTTCCTTAACATAGTCAAGTCCGTTATCACTAATCTTTGTCTTAGAAAGATTCAAGCGGTTCGTTAAAATCTGATGATATCCATACTTTTCCTTTAGCACTACCTCGTTTTAAGGGGCGTTGAATTGGTGAAATTTCTGCCACTGGTTGATTATTTTTTGTAATAATAATTTTCTCTCCTTTGATTACCAAGTCAATATATTTAGTCAAATTAGTCTGGAATTGATTGATTTCTAGTTGAGTCATGATTAGTAATTTTGTTACCAAAAATATTGAATACTGAATCTGAGTATTATATTCATTTTAATCTTAATTACAGAAAATGAGATAGGTGGATACGAAAATTGACGAAAGAAAAAGTAATTAATACAGAATGCTAAGTGCTTGCTACTTAGATCAGGGATATGTTATCGCCCTCCCACATTTCCAAACAACCTATACCTACGGTAAGGTAAAGCTAACTTATTCCCCATTTCCAACATACGTCGTGAGTAAATTTATCGTATCTTGTATTGTCAATACTTTTTCCCACTCTTCATAAGGGATGTTGAGGTTAAATACATTTTCAAGTTCTGGTATCAAGATAAAACTAACATCATCTGATGCCACCTTTAAGTCTTGAATTATTCTATCCGTTAACTTGAAGTTACTACTTGGTTTCAGTAAAATTTTTTCTAAAATGAGTAGAACTTGAGTTTCAATTGATGTTTTGATTTTTCCTGTTATTTCCATAAATTATTCCTTGTGACAATCTTTCTGACTCATACAATCTTTTACATATAATCCGATAGAAATTACTATCCCCACCATCAAACCCAATTGGATCTTCACTCAAAAACCTTCCTGTAGCTTGGTCATAATACCGCGCTCTGTAATAATAAAGCCCAATCTCCTGATCAAACTCTCTTCCTGTAAACAGATATCGAGCTTACAGGTCTAATAATTACTCTTCGTATATGATTGTTACAGATTCTCCTTTCACAAGTTTTGATAACTCATCTTCGGTTTTAACCTCCATCTGAGAATAAGATATTTCTGTTCCGTGATGCGGATTTTCATCTGGATTATTGCAAGAAATTAGCTTACGAATACCAGCAAAAATTAAAGAAGCAGAACGATTTTCCCAAGTAAAATCATCTTCAGATTCACTTTCATCTTCCTTGGCTCTTGTCTCTGCTTTTTCTAAGGCTTCTTCATCCGAGTTTGCTTCTATCAAAATAATATTTTCCCAGATTGGGTATTTATTTTGATTGCCATCTGCGAATTTCACGTACATTATTGTATGTGCTGCATACCATGTCATAATATACCCTTGCTTTAGTGTATAAAAGGTATAGAATAGAACGTTAAATGAGTTATTCTATAAGTTTTGAACCAGAATCTATAACTGATTTAGATAATCCGGCTTAGGTCGTGCGTCTACGGATTCTTAATAAAATTGAATTGGTTAAGTCTAAATTTTGAGCAGATCACTCCTCTATTTCTAACAGGTCAATGGTCGGGATTTTATAAGTTAAGAGTGGGCGATTATCTAGTTATCTATGAGTTAGATGTAGAAAATCAATTAATCATTATTATTAGGGTTGGTCATCGCAGGGAAATTTACTAGGAGCGATCGCCCCTCCAAAATCCTTATTATCAAAGCGATCGCAAGATTAGATTGTGTTATTCTTAAAGTAAGGAACTCAAGTAAGGAGTTGAAGTCATGACCAGTGCCACAATTACCACCAAAGGACAAGTAACTATACCTAAAGAAATCAGAGATTATCTGAATTTGGATACAGGAAGTAAAGTTGATTTTGTGATTGATGAAAATGGCATAGTTAAACTTATTCCCCTGAATATACCTGTTGGAAAATTATCTGGGATTTTGCACAGAAAAGGGATGAAATCCGCCACTTTAGAAGAAATGGAACAAACAATTAGTGAGGGTGCAAGTGATTGGAGTTGATACAAATATTTTAGTACGTTACCTCACAAAAGATGATGAAAAACAATGGGAAAAAGCTGTTGAGATTATACACAGTGGAGAACAATGTTTTATTGCTAATGTTGTTATTTGTGAGTTAATCTGGGTTTTGCGTGGTAATCCTTATAATTTTACTAAACAAGAAATTAGTAATACTGTAGAGATGATGTTGCAATGTGCTGTTTTTGAGTGGGAGAATCGTTCAGTTATTTATCAAGGATTGCGGCGTTTTCAACAGGGAAATGCAGATTTTTCTGATTATTTAATTGGTGCAGTTGCTCAACAATTTGGTTGTACTATAACGGCGACTTTTGATAGGAAATTGAGAGGAGAAAAAGGGTTTGATTGTGTCTAGTAATTTTATCATACTTAAACAGCGATACCTTCGGTGCGCTTCGCTACGCCCTCTCACATCCCCAAAAAAGCGATTCCTAGGTCGCGCTTCGCTATCGCCCTCCCACATCCCAAAAAGCGATTCCTAGGTCGCGCTTCGCTATCGCACTCCCAAATTCCCAACAGCGATCGCTCTCTCACATTGCCTAAAAGCGATCGCACTTTAAGAGTTTGCATGAGATTCGAGATCGTCTATTATTGTACCAATTTTTTTTAGAAGTTCTGCAACTTTTTCATGAGAAGCTCCCATTCTAGTTTCAAAATCAAACTCATCTAATCCATAACAAACTTCATTTAGCGCACTATTTAGAATTAATAGTTCCTCTAAAGAAATATTAACATTAGCACTTTGTAAGGTTTGTTCTATCAACTGCATAAGATATTTTTCCTTTTTCAAGTATCAAACTTCAAGTTACCTTAAATTATCAAAATATGATTTACCAGATGTTGGCTGGAAGGCTGTTCCTCCATCTGGTGCTTTTGGGTTTCTGAATAATTTTCCTTTCGGATCTTTACTAATAAACCTTCCCGTATTCGCATCATAATACCGCGCTCTGTAATAATAAAGCCCAATCTCCTGATCAAACTCTCTTCCCGTAAACAGATAACGAGTATCAATAGCGGGATTACTTTCAGAAATTACCTGACCAAAGGAATCATAAACAAAATGATTCACCACCGCACCGCTATTATTCACCAAATCTCGAACTGTTCCCAAATGGTCTGTTAAATGCCAGACGACATTACCAGCACTTTCCTGCGCCAAAACAGCGATTCCTACGGAGCGCTTCGCTATCGCACTTCCCCTAAGTTCTAAACATGGTTACAATTTCATCATTGTGTCTTATACTCTAAGCTTTTAATAATCAAGTCTTGTAACGAAGCATTAGATAGCCAATCTGATTGAACTCCCACTCTCAACATAAATCCAATTAATATTTGGCGCAATTCATTGATATGATTAGGCTCTTTTTCTGCTAATTGTATTATGACTCGATTGTTTTAAATCATTGATTTGAGTAAATGTCCTTTACAATCATAAGCAGTATAGACATCAATATCTATCGGTTCAAGATAAGATTCGGCTTTCTCCATTGATTAAAAAATAATAAGGTCTCCGTTGTCGTAAATAATAGGACGTTTCATGTTTAAATAACTCTCTGAAAATTGATTAGAAATCGCACTAAATCTTCAACTGTTTTAACTGAGGTAAGTTCCCTGTTATTATTAATATTTAAAATTGGGCAGCCGCAATTTCTAGCAATTTCTAAAACAGCTTCATCAAGGTCTTCCTCACAAATCCCATAAACCTTTCCAAGATCATCTGTAGGGCGTATAGGGAAATCATGAAGTTTGATGTCACTATTTTGAAGATAGCTATAGACTTGAAAGCAAACATTTTCAGGAACTTCTTTTTCTGAAAAATAGGTCATAAAAGTTGTAAAGTTTTCTCCCTGTCGTTCCTTTTTTAACTTTTTTTGATTCCAGGAAAGTAAAAAATTTCCAGCTACAAAACCAGTGAGAGAAAGAGTAGCCACCATGAGAACTTGCGTAACTTGTTGGATCATACTTTTATTAAACTATGTTAATTAGATTATTCATGGTTACAATTTCATCATTGTGTCTTATACTCTAAGCTTTTAATAATCAAGTCTTGTAACGAAGCATTAGATAGCCAATCTGATTGAACTCCCACTCTCAACATAAATCCAATTAATATTTGGCGCAATTCATTGATATGATTAGGCTCTCTTTCTGCTAATTGTATGATAACTCGATTGTTTTGAATCATTAATTTGAGTAAATGTCCTTTACAATCATAAGCAGTGTAAACATCAATATCTATCGGTTCAAGATAAGATTCTGCGATTCTATTTGATTCAAAAATCAGAAGATCGCCATTATCGTCAACAATAATTGGATAAATAATGGAGTTCATTAGAGTCGATCCCAAAAACTATATTTTCAAGTCTTTTAACAAAGTTTTCATATTTTCGAGAGTTTCATAAACAAGATTTTGACTGTCTGAGTTCAAAGTAGTTTCTTTGCGATCAAGTGCTACGGCATATACCTGTTCCAAAGTCCACCACTCACTTTGGAATTTATCTATCCATTCTTCTTCGGTTGTTTGCAGAGATTTAAGTAATCCATATAAAGCATTGATTAGTTGATCCAACCCTAATTTTCCTTCCTCAAATTCTATTATGTGATCTTTCATAAGTTGATACTGCTTATAATCATGCTTGTCCATTTTTTTCTTCTCTCTATTGTTTAATTCGACCAGGAGCATCTGTCACTACACGACCAGATGCCGTGTCTGTAATAACAGTAACGTTGTTAATGGAGTCGTAGTATGCCGTTGTTCCTGGTATCTTTCCAGGAATTTGTTGCCCTGACTGAATTGTATTCTCAACTACAGATGGAGTTAATCCTCTTCCTTGGATTTGATCTAAAGC from Okeanomitos corallinicola TIOX110 includes the following:
- a CDS encoding GTP-binding protein → MSQPNTVRNQQETHLNRARASLRQAISWYGYLRKSGQLSAKPELASLVKPEIEVLTNTLSKLDGNVVRIAAFGLVSRGKSAVLNSLLGEKILQTGPLNGVTQWPRSLRWKPGGKVVVELIDTPGLDEIEGETRAEMARDVAQQADLILFVVSGDITRTEYQAFLELRKSQKPLILVFNKIDLYPDTDRTKIYQNLQRLSLGNTQGVFNKQDILPDEIVMVAAEPAPMEVRIEYPDGKVSYEWETPPPQVEELKQTILNILNREGRSLLALNALVQARDVEKVIAEKTLNFRQKEAEDIIWKFARYKALAIALNPIAFLDIIGGLVTDLALIRSLAKLYSLPMTSYEATNLLKTILFSSGGLLLGELGSSFVLGLGKSAAAIASGENPLNITTFGFSAIAQAGIAGYGAYTVGKAAQIYLEKGCTWGQLGASTVIQEILSQVDKNTILYRLREDL
- a CDS encoding saccharopine dehydrogenase family protein; translated protein: MAKVLIIGAGGVGNVVVKKCAQEKAVFTDILLASRTKEKCDAIAKDINHPSITTAKVDADQSSEVAALIKDFQPDIVINVALPYQDLAIMDACLETGVNYLDTANYEPPEEAKFEYKWQWAYQQRYQEAGIMAVLGCGFDPGVTGVFTAHALKHHFDEIHYLDIVDCNAGSHGHPFATNFNPEINIREITQKGKYYENNQWVEIDPFSIHRSVDYPEIGLKDSYVLYHEELESLVKNIPTIKRARFWMTFSQEYLTHLRVLQNVGLTSIEPIEYEGKQIVPLNFLKAVLPIPSSLGENYQGQTSIGCHIRGLKDGKQRTFYIYNNCDHAESYKEVGAQAISYTTGVPAMLGALLMVTGEWQGKGVFNVEQLNPDPFLEKLGKYGLPWHQLIDETPIFE
- the nspC gene encoding carboxynorspermidine decarboxylase codes for the protein MNYSQIPSPCYVLEEEKLIKNLELINSVQKRAGITVILALKGFAMYSTFPLVRKYLKGATASSLFEAMLIREELGGELHLYFPVYQEHEFAAAIKDATHITFNSLSQWESFKEKTFNAKISPGLRINPEYSPVETDMYNPASLMSRLGIRAETLGDKLPEGIEGLHCHNLCESDSHALSTTLEQIEKLFGNHLPHIKWLNLGGGHLLTRQGYDIEHFVKVMTDFKTRHPHLDIYIEPSSAIAWETGFLRATVLDLIQTPDPIIAMLDVSFTAHMPDCLEMPYKPRIQGARDPQPGETAYRMGGLTCLAGDVMGMGDYYFSTPLKIGDSIILEDMIHYTMVKTSMFNGVKHPSIGILRNGEFELVREFEYEDFKRRLS
- a CDS encoding SLC13 family permease, which translates into the protein MSIFLTLTVVVFAFVCFIGEWLPTDIVALIVAVLLTLLGLITPEESISGFSNSATVTVMAMFILSAGISRTGAIQIVENSLLKWGGKNPTKQIFILGLLAGPITALVNNTAVVAVFLPIVENWCYRQKMSVSLLLLPLSYITILGGMITVVGTSTTVLASGLSATLGYGTFGLFQFTFLGLITFFVGLIYLSIFAPRLLKNQVSSCSTDDLVTCDYQLKEYISEIIIPPGSPLVGKTLNTSRIQRQFDVDVIEIIDNGVHFSQPLADKKLKAGCILLVRGGREDLLQIKNQQGIEILPEVKFSYPSLISELNSEEEGVAEVLVTSGSNLIGSTLKELRFRQRYNVTVLAIRRGQELSRERLGKTPLRFGDVLLVGGPQQSLIGLQTSRNLLLIMQQDIEILRHSKAGIAIAICLGVVLVAAFKLLTILVSSLIGVILMVLTGCLKPKEIYEAVRWDIIFLLAGLIPLGIAMNNSGTTQLLAENIVKLGGQLPGYWLLTFFFVLTACMTEILSNNAAVILLLPIAAKVAENLNFNPLAFMLAVTFAASYSFMTPIGYQTNTMVYSPGGYRFVDFFRVGAPLTILMTLIIPPLIILLYGI
- a CDS encoding Calvin cycle protein CP12, producing the protein MTTYNGVHAANNSALNETKTIEEAILESIAEARDVCDQNGINSPSCAVAWDIVEELQAEKAHQKQAKHRQTALESYCEMYPDALECLMYDL
- a CDS encoding type II toxin-antitoxin system prevent-host-death family antitoxin; the encoded protein is MTQLEINQFQTNLTKYIDLVIKGEKIIITKNNQPVAEISPIQRPLKRGSAKGKVWISSDFNEPLESF
- a CDS encoding RHS repeat-associated core domain-containing protein, giving the protein MFTGREFDQEIGLYYYRARYYDQATGRFLSEDPIGFDGGDSNFYRIICKRLYESERLSQGIIYGNNRKNQNIN
- a CDS encoding DUF4288 domain-containing protein, encoding MYVKFADGNQNKYPIWENIILIEANSDEEALEKAETRAKEDESESEDDFTWENRSASLIFAGIRKLISCNNPDENPHHGTEISYSQMEVKTEDELSKLVKGESVTIIYEE
- a CDS encoding type II toxin-antitoxin system RelE/ParE family toxin; translated protein: MGDYLVIYELDVENQLIIIIRVGHRREIY
- a CDS encoding AbrB/MazE/SpoVT family DNA-binding domain-containing protein yields the protein MTSATITTKGQVTIPKEIRDYLNLDTGSKVDFVIDENGIVKLIPLNIPVGKLSGILHRKGMKSATLEEMEQTISEGASDWS
- a CDS encoding type II toxin-antitoxin system VapC family toxin, translated to MIGVDTNILVRYLTKDDEKQWEKAVEIIHSGEQCFIANVVICELIWVLRGNPYNFTKQEISNTVEMMLQCAVFEWENRSVIYQGLRRFQQGNADFSDYLIGAVAQQFGCTITATFDRKLRGEKGFDCV
- a CDS encoding RHS repeat-associated core domain-containing protein → MAQESAGNVVWHLTDHLGTVRDLVNNSGAVVNHFVYDSFGQVISESNPAIDTRYLFTGREFDQEIGLYYYRARYYDANTGRFISKDPKGKLFRNPKAPDGGTAFQPTSGKSYFDNLR